From Bacteroidetes bacterium SB0662_bin_6, one genomic window encodes:
- a CDS encoding ribulokinase, whose protein sequence is MASAYAIGLDFGTNSVRALVVDAATGREAGTGVFEYPSGEDGVLLDRDRPDLSRQHPGDYVLGVERSVAAAMEEAAQEDHGFDARRVIGIGVDTTGSTPIPVDKEGVPLGLSHRFRDDPDAQAWLWKDHTGHAEAREITDRARALRPEYLAKCGGTYSSEWFWSKIWHCLRVAPEVFEAAYTWVEHADWVPAMLSGTERPDRLKRSICAAGHKAMFHTDWGGYPDEEFLGSLDEALVRVRSTLPDRTFNVSQAAGPLTDEWAGRLGLPAGIPVAVGAFDAHLGAVGSGIAPGTLVKIIGTSTCDLMVAPLEENPGDIPGLCGIVPESVLPGHYGMEAGQSAVGDIFNWFVRRVRPDGQGHEALTEEAGRLRPGESGLLALDWLNGNRTILVDQRLTGLIVGLTLHSTPAEIYRALIEATAFGARRIMERFEEYGAPVERIVNCGGISDKNELVMQIYADVMGRPIMISRSARTCALGAAVSASVVAGKAAGGHDGFPEALRAMTGVRARVFEPDPERCRTYDRLYALYRRMHDAFGMQAVQGDGAPDIVQGPHLFDVMKVLLTLRDEVRG, encoded by the coding sequence ATGGCTTCCGCATACGCCATAGGACTGGACTTCGGCACCAATTCGGTGCGTGCGCTCGTCGTGGATGCCGCCACGGGGCGCGAGGCGGGTACGGGTGTTTTCGAATACCCTTCCGGCGAAGACGGTGTATTGCTGGATCGGGATCGGCCCGATCTCTCCCGGCAGCACCCCGGAGATTACGTATTGGGCGTGGAGCGGAGTGTTGCCGCCGCCATGGAGGAAGCTGCGCAGGAAGACCATGGATTCGACGCCCGCCGCGTGATAGGCATCGGCGTCGATACCACCGGCTCTACTCCGATCCCTGTGGACAAGGAGGGGGTTCCGCTGGGCCTCTCCCACCGGTTTCGGGACGACCCGGACGCGCAGGCCTGGCTCTGGAAAGATCATACGGGGCACGCCGAAGCCCGGGAGATTACGGATCGCGCCCGTGCGTTGCGTCCCGAGTACCTTGCAAAATGCGGCGGGACCTACAGTTCGGAGTGGTTCTGGTCGAAGATATGGCATTGTTTGCGAGTGGCCCCCGAAGTGTTCGAGGCGGCGTATACCTGGGTGGAGCACGCGGACTGGGTTCCGGCCATGCTTTCCGGTACGGAGCGGCCCGACCGGCTGAAGCGGTCGATCTGCGCGGCGGGGCACAAGGCCATGTTTCATACGGATTGGGGCGGGTATCCCGATGAGGAATTTCTGGGATCGCTGGACGAAGCGCTCGTGCGGGTTCGCAGCACGCTGCCCGACCGGACGTTCAACGTGTCGCAGGCGGCAGGCCCGTTGACGGACGAATGGGCCGGACGGCTGGGCCTGCCCGCCGGCATTCCGGTGGCGGTCGGCGCATTCGATGCGCATCTGGGCGCGGTGGGATCGGGAATTGCTCCCGGCACACTCGTCAAGATCATCGGTACCTCCACATGCGATCTGATGGTAGCCCCGCTGGAGGAAAATCCCGGGGACATTCCCGGATTGTGTGGCATTGTGCCGGAATCCGTGCTCCCCGGACACTACGGGATGGAGGCCGGACAGTCTGCCGTAGGAGACATTTTCAACTGGTTTGTGCGCCGGGTGCGACCGGATGGGCAGGGGCACGAGGCCCTCACGGAGGAAGCCGGGCGGCTGCGCCCCGGCGAAAGCGGGCTTCTTGCGCTGGACTGGCTCAATGGGAACCGGACGATTCTTGTAGATCAGCGGCTGACCGGGCTGATCGTGGGGTTGACCCTTCACAGCACGCCGGCGGAAATATACCGGGCCCTGATCGAAGCGACGGCCTTTGGCGCCCGCAGAATCATGGAGCGCTTCGAGGAGTACGGGGCGCCTGTGGAGCGCATTGTCAACTGCGGCGGCATATCGGACAAAAACGAATTGGTCATGCAAATCTATGCAGATGTGATGGGGCGTCCGATCATGATTTCGCGGAGCGCCCGGACCTGTGCGCTGGGCGCAGCCGTGAGTGCGTCCGTAGTGGCGGGGAAGGCTGCGGGGGGACACGATGGGTTCCCGGAAGCCCTGCGCGCCATGACGGGTGTGCGTGCACGGGTGTTCGAGCCCGATCCGGAACGATGCAGGACCTATGATCGGCTGTACGCGCTTTACCGTCGGATGCATGATGCCTTTGGCATGCAGGCCGTACAGGGAGATGGTGCGCCGGATATAGTGCAAGGGCCTCACCTGTTCGATGTGATGAAAGTGCTGCTTACGCTACGCGACGAGGTGCGGGGATGA
- the araD gene encoding L-ribulose-5-phosphate 4-epimerase AraD, translated as MSTAYAELKEQAWRANLDIERLVERTWGNASAADAQAGVMAIKPSGVPYDRLAVDDMVVLSLETGEVVEGRFHPSSDAPTHLALYRAWPDVGAIVHTHSPYAVSWAQAELPIDCLGTTHADHFRGSIPVTRRMREDEIAEEYERNTGLVIVECFEQGGIDPVEMPAVLVACHGPFAWGGNAAEAVENAIVLETVACMAWRTRLLRPEAGPIDDALRDKHFLRKHGPEAYYGQARKE; from the coding sequence ATGAGTACAGCGTATGCCGAGTTGAAGGAACAGGCGTGGCGGGCCAACCTCGATATCGAGAGGTTGGTGGAAAGAACCTGGGGTAATGCCAGCGCTGCGGATGCCCAGGCGGGCGTTATGGCGATCAAGCCCAGCGGGGTTCCGTACGACCGGCTTGCCGTGGATGACATGGTGGTGCTGTCGCTGGAGACGGGGGAGGTGGTGGAAGGTCGGTTTCATCCCTCCTCGGACGCCCCGACCCATCTGGCGTTGTACCGGGCCTGGCCGGACGTGGGGGCTATCGTACATACGCATTCCCCATACGCAGTGAGTTGGGCGCAGGCTGAGTTGCCTATTGATTGCCTCGGCACGACCCATGCCGATCATTTCCGGGGAAGCATCCCCGTGACGCGGCGGATGCGCGAAGACGAGATCGCGGAAGAGTACGAGCGAAACACGGGGCTTGTCATCGTCGAGTGTTTTGAGCAGGGGGGAATAGATCCTGTGGAGATGCCCGCCGTGCTGGTGGCTTGCCATGGACCGTTTGCCTGGGGCGGGAATGCCGCCGAGGCGGTAGAGAACGCTATCGTGCTCGAAACCGTGGCATGTATGGCGTGGCGTACCCGGCTCCTGCGGCCAGAGGCCGGCCCGATCGATGATGCGCTCCGGGACAAGCATTTTCTGCGCAAGCACGGCCCCGAGGCCTACTATGGGCAGGCCCGGAAAGAATGA
- a CDS encoding NfeD family protein, with the protein MDWWGWLVIGFGLMIVELMGLEAAFYLVIIGFAAILTGLVGLVGLTLPIWGQWVLFAGLAIFSMLFFRQSLYIRLRGQTPKSGNPLVGETVSLSENVAPGARCRVELRGSTWTARNVGSESLSAGGQAEVIAVDNTLLEIEASAGA; encoded by the coding sequence ATGGATTGGTGGGGCTGGCTGGTCATTGGATTTGGCCTGATGATCGTAGAATTGATGGGCCTTGAGGCGGCGTTCTATCTGGTTATCATTGGCTTTGCGGCCATATTGACGGGCCTGGTCGGGTTGGTTGGATTGACCTTGCCCATATGGGGGCAATGGGTGCTTTTTGCCGGGCTGGCCATTTTTTCCATGCTGTTTTTCCGGCAAAGCCTGTACATCCGCTTGCGCGGCCAGACGCCTAAATCCGGCAATCCCCTTGTCGGCGAGACCGTGAGTCTCTCCGAGAACGTGGCCCCGGGTGCGCGCTGCCGGGTGGAATTGCGCGGATCGACATGGACCGCCAGAAACGTCGGTTCCGAATCTCTTTCGGCCGGCGGACAGGCCGAGGTAATCGCTGTCGACAACACCTTGCTGGAAATCGAAGCTTCAGCCGGCGCATAA
- a CDS encoding paraslipin, giving the protein MFDIGLIVGGVIALAAIVVIIKTAVIVPQQSAYVVENLGRYSRTLDPGFNILIPFVERVAYKHSLKEHAMDISEQVCITSDNVQVGIDGVLYMQVMNAERASYGIGNYVFAISQLAQTTLRSEIGKIELDKTFEERAAINMNVVRELDLASEPWGVKVLRYEIKNINPPEDVLSAMEKQMRAEREKRAVVLQSEGDRDAQINQAEGEKKRVILESEAAMQQQINEARGEAEAILRVAEATAEGLRKVAEALLAEGGDKALQLRIAENYLERFGALAKAGNTLILPANMADMASMISAATKIFHETDGKAKEN; this is encoded by the coding sequence ATGTTTGACATTGGCTTGATCGTTGGCGGCGTCATCGCTCTGGCGGCCATCGTGGTTATCATCAAAACGGCGGTGATCGTACCGCAGCAAAGCGCCTATGTCGTCGAGAATCTGGGGCGGTATTCCCGCACGCTGGATCCCGGCTTCAATATTCTTATCCCCTTCGTCGAACGGGTAGCGTACAAGCACAGCCTGAAGGAGCATGCGATGGACATCTCCGAACAGGTGTGCATTACCAGCGACAATGTGCAGGTGGGTATAGACGGTGTGTTGTACATGCAGGTCATGAACGCCGAACGCGCCTCCTACGGAATCGGGAATTACGTATTCGCTATTTCCCAACTGGCCCAGACCACATTGCGCAGCGAGATCGGAAAAATCGAACTCGACAAGACCTTCGAGGAACGCGCCGCCATCAATATGAATGTCGTCAGGGAACTCGATCTTGCTTCCGAGCCCTGGGGGGTGAAGGTGCTTCGCTACGAAATCAAGAACATCAACCCGCCCGAAGATGTGCTTTCCGCCATGGAGAAGCAGATGCGCGCCGAGCGCGAAAAGAGGGCGGTCGTGCTGCAATCGGAGGGGGATCGGGATGCCCAGATCAATCAGGCCGAAGGGGAAAAGAAGCGGGTCATTCTTGAATCCGAAGCGGCCATGCAGCAGCAAATCAATGAAGCACGAGGCGAGGCGGAGGCTATTCTGAGGGTGGCCGAGGCTACCGCCGAGGGCCTGAGGAAGGTGGCCGAGGCCTTGCTCGCCGAGGGAGGCGACAAGGCGCTGCAACTTCGTATCGCCGAAAATTATCTGGAGCGTTTCGGTGCGCTGGCTAAGGCCGGAAATACATTGATTCTTCCCGCCAACATGGCGGATATGGCATCCATGATCAGCGCCGCCACAAAGATTTTTCACGAAACGGACGGCAAGGCGAAGGAGAATTGA
- a CDS encoding DUF4147 domain-containing protein, producing MAMRPSFSGRVEDSLRIFDAGVSSVQADALLDGTDWRAGLARSLEEYEKIVVAGMGKASMAMVAALSERLGDRMYTGWAAVPYGYAKRIWPGASGKTPVIPGNFHVVEAGHPLPDKNSVLAAQSMLDAVSGLGPDDLLIVPASGGGSALCVAFPAGISLEDAREAFYRLLVAGADIHAINKVRRRISQIGGGGLAEAAAPAEVLTLCLSDVPGDDTEHMYVIGGGPTLPDPYTAREALDVLKRYGDKVPASVWQYVEESAGQPERPSSESGQVHAVLLGSVRTALEAAAAEAKRLGYRVEVVSCEMSGEAREVGEAMVRRALVQEPGWCLLWGGETFVTVEGDGLGGRNQELALAAAIRMAGAEKDVSLMSAGTDGIDGPTDAAGAIATPDTAVEARRRGLELEAFLKRNDAYGFWRRMPGFLQTGPTHTNVMDIQIVLT from the coding sequence ATGGCCATGCGCCCTTCTTTTTCCGGCCGGGTCGAAGATTCCCTCCGGATTTTTGATGCAGGCGTTTCCTCCGTGCAGGCGGACGCTTTGCTGGACGGGACGGATTGGCGTGCCGGGCTTGCCCGCTCTCTTGAAGAGTACGAAAAGATCGTGGTGGCGGGTATGGGGAAGGCCTCCATGGCGATGGTCGCTGCCCTGAGTGAACGCCTTGGTGATCGGATGTACACGGGGTGGGCAGCCGTTCCGTACGGCTATGCGAAGCGGATATGGCCCGGTGCATCCGGGAAGACGCCGGTCATCCCGGGGAATTTCCACGTGGTCGAGGCGGGGCACCCGTTGCCGGACAAGAACAGTGTGCTGGCTGCGCAATCCATGCTGGATGCGGTTTCCGGGCTGGGCCCCGACGATCTGCTGATCGTCCCCGCTTCAGGAGGCGGCTCTGCACTGTGTGTTGCTTTTCCGGCGGGTATTTCGCTGGAGGACGCCCGCGAGGCATTTTACAGGCTGCTTGTCGCCGGGGCGGACATTCATGCCATAAACAAGGTGCGCCGGCGCATCTCGCAAATCGGAGGGGGCGGCCTGGCCGAGGCGGCGGCTCCCGCCGAGGTGCTGACGCTATGCCTTTCCGATGTGCCGGGAGACGATACGGAGCATATGTACGTGATCGGGGGCGGTCCAACCCTCCCCGATCCGTATACGGCCCGGGAAGCGCTGGATGTCTTGAAACGGTACGGCGACAAGGTTCCGGCCAGTGTCTGGCAATATGTCGAGGAAAGCGCCGGGCAGCCCGAACGCCCCTCGTCGGAATCCGGTCAGGTACATGCCGTGCTGCTGGGCAGCGTACGTACGGCCCTGGAGGCCGCTGCCGCCGAAGCAAAGCGCCTGGGATACCGTGTTGAGGTTGTTTCGTGTGAGATGTCCGGAGAGGCGCGGGAAGTCGGAGAGGCCATGGTCCGTCGCGCCCTGGTGCAGGAACCCGGATGGTGTCTTTTATGGGGAGGCGAAACCTTCGTGACGGTTGAGGGGGATGGCCTTGGGGGGCGCAACCAGGAACTTGCGCTTGCCGCCGCCATCCGTATGGCGGGGGCTGAGAAAGACGTAAGCCTTATGAGCGCAGGCACCGACGGCATAGACGGCCCTACGGACGCCGCCGGTGCGATAGCCACTCCGGATACCGCGGTCGAGGCGCGCCGGCGGGGGCTGGAGCTGGAGGCGTTTCTGAAACGGAACGATGCCTACGGATTCTGGCGTCGGATGCCGGGATTTCTCCAGACAGGCCCGACCCACACGAACGTGATGGACATACAGATTGTCCTCACGTGA